One window of the Rhodococcus sovatensis genome contains the following:
- the rpsR gene encoding 30S ribosomal protein S18 — protein MAVKRAPSKKVRAEAGRRPKKNPLNAAKVTTVDYKDINLLRQFISDRGKIRSRRVTGLTPQQQRQVAVAVKNAREMALLPFTSR, from the coding sequence ATGGCAGTCAAGAGAGCACCGTCGAAGAAGGTCCGCGCAGAGGCAGGGCGTCGACCCAAGAAGAATCCGTTGAACGCCGCCAAGGTCACCACGGTGGACTACAAGGACATCAACCTTCTTCGTCAGTTCATTTCCGACCGCGGCAAGATCCGCAGCCGCCGCGTAACCGGCCTCACCCCGCAGCAGCAGCGTCAGGTTGCCGTCGCGGTGAAGAATGCCCGTGAGATGGCTCTGCTGCCGTTCACCAGCCGCTAG
- a CDS encoding AEC family transporter, whose protein sequence is MSGVLEGFTVIFIVIALGYVLARFEVLGEHGQFVLSRLVFFVATPALLFVTLAQSDLAVILSPVLVVAGVTALLVGAIYFAIAKWALKRAVPEATVGGLAASYVNAANLGIPIAVFVLGDANFVAPLLLFQIMIYSPLALTVLDLSTMGKKASIRAIVVTPFKNPIVLAGAAGLLLSVTGIELPESIMQPFDLVGGAAVPGALLAFGLSLYGARVLQKGTSPRRDVILASTLKMVLQPVLGFSMALAMGLAGHELFAITVISALPTAQNVFVFASRYNRGVVLARDTAFVTTLVSIPVIALVTALLA, encoded by the coding sequence ATGTCCGGTGTTCTCGAGGGCTTCACTGTCATCTTCATCGTCATCGCATTGGGGTATGTGCTCGCCCGTTTCGAGGTTCTGGGCGAACACGGCCAGTTCGTACTGAGCCGACTGGTCTTCTTCGTGGCCACACCGGCCTTGCTCTTCGTGACGCTCGCTCAGTCGGACCTGGCGGTGATCCTGTCCCCCGTTCTTGTGGTTGCCGGGGTGACTGCGCTCCTCGTGGGCGCGATCTACTTCGCGATCGCGAAGTGGGCACTGAAGCGTGCGGTGCCGGAGGCGACCGTGGGCGGACTCGCAGCCTCGTACGTCAACGCCGCCAATCTCGGCATCCCCATCGCGGTCTTCGTCCTCGGTGACGCCAACTTCGTCGCGCCTCTGCTGCTGTTTCAGATCATGATCTATTCACCTCTTGCTCTGACCGTCCTCGACCTGTCGACGATGGGAAAAAAGGCGTCGATTCGCGCAATCGTCGTCACTCCATTCAAGAATCCGATCGTCCTGGCCGGCGCTGCGGGTCTGCTGCTCTCGGTCACCGGTATCGAATTACCGGAGTCGATCATGCAGCCGTTCGATCTCGTCGGGGGCGCCGCGGTGCCCGGTGCGTTGCTCGCGTTCGGACTGTCGCTCTACGGCGCGCGCGTTCTACAAAAGGGCACGAGTCCACGACGTGACGTCATCCTCGCGTCGACGTTGAAGATGGTGCTGCAACCGGTCCTCGGTTTCTCGATGGCGTTGGCGATGGGACTCGCCGGTCACGAACTCTTCGCCATCACCGTCATCTCCGCACTCCCGACGGCGCAGAACGTCTTCGTGTTCGCCAGTCGCTACAACCGCGGCGTCGTTCTTGCGCGCGATACTGCATTCGTCACGACCCTCGTCTCGATTCCCGTGATCGCACTCGTCACCGCGCTGCTGGCCTGA
- the rpmB gene encoding 50S ribosomal protein L28, translated as MSAHCQVTGRKPGFGKSVSHSHVRTNRRWDPNIQKKTYFVPSLRRRVTLTLSAKGIKTIDRDGIDAVVATLLARGEKF; from the coding sequence ATGTCCGCGCACTGCCAGGTGACCGGGAGGAAACCAGGATTCGGCAAGTCCGTGTCCCACTCCCATGTGAGGACCAACCGTCGCTGGGATCCGAACATTCAGAAGAAGACCTACTTCGTGCCGAGCCTGCGTCGCCGCGTCACGTTGACGCTGTCGGCAAAAGGCATCAAGACCATCGACCGCGACGGCATCGATGCGGTCGTCGCAACACTGCTCGCGCGGGGGGAAAAGTTCTGA
- the rpmG gene encoding 50S ribosomal protein L33, which translates to MMGKSTDVRPIIKLKSTAGTGYTYVTRKNRRNDPDRIVLKKYDPVVRKHVDFREER; encoded by the coding sequence CTGATGGGCAAGAGCACGGACGTCCGTCCGATCATCAAGCTGAAGTCGACTGCCGGAACCGGCTACACGTACGTGACCAGGAAGAACCGCCGCAACGACCCCGACCGGATCGTCCTGAAGAAGTACGACCCCGTCGTCCGCAAGCACGTCGATTTCCGAGAAGAGCGCTGA
- the rpsN gene encoding 30S ribosomal protein S14, translating into MAKKSKIAKNEQRKVVVARWATRRAELKEIIRKPSTSDSERADAQAALQRLPRDSSPVRLRNRDAADGRPRGYLRKFGLSRVKMREMAHRGELPGVHKSSW; encoded by the coding sequence ATGGCCAAGAAGTCGAAGATCGCCAAGAACGAGCAGCGCAAGGTCGTCGTCGCGCGGTGGGCGACGCGCCGGGCCGAGCTGAAAGAGATCATCCGCAAACCGTCGACCTCCGATTCCGAGCGTGCCGATGCTCAGGCGGCACTGCAGCGTCTGCCGCGCGACTCGAGTCCGGTACGATTGCGCAATCGTGACGCTGCGGATGGACGTCCGCGCGGCTACCTACGGAAATTTGGACTTTCCCGCGTGAAAATGCGCGAGATGGCTCACCGCGGGGAGCTGCCCGGCGTCCACAAGTCGAGCTGGTAA